From the Musa acuminata AAA Group cultivar baxijiao chromosome BXJ3-7, Cavendish_Baxijiao_AAA, whole genome shotgun sequence genome, one window contains:
- the LOC103974599 gene encoding alpha-humulene synthase-like, giving the protein MENMISQPHVPGDEVVIRKSASYHPTVWGDYFILKAQSSPGTQECDARMQERAAELTEQVRSMFKDTTDILQTMDLVDSIQLLGLSYHFEKEISEALKRVHDADLNCQGLYETALRFRLLRQQGYHVTPDVFNKFKDEEGNLVSTLKDDPKGLLSLYNAAYLRIHEETILDEAISFTRDQLVSMLSDLTPPLATQVRLFLESPLCRRMERLLARNYISIYQDCATRNDALLELAKLDFNLLQCLHRDEIKSISIWWNDLFLTKNLSFARDRVVECYYWILAVYFEPHYSRARVITTKVMAMTSILDDIYDLYSTFEESQLLTQAIQRWDAKAVHQLPEYMKGYFLNLIHTFEEFENLLAPSEKYRLFYLKEAMKGLSRSYLEENKWAVKQYVPKLEEHLQISLISSAYPMLVCACFVGMGEVATKEAFEWVASFPKIVKASALIARIVNDFVSHELEQTREHVASTIQCYMKEFGTNEHVACENLQVLVEDAWKDVNEECLNPTAVSMPLLERIVNFLCLFNDIYKDIDGYTNSSTYTRDNISLLLVHPIEI; this is encoded by the exons ATGGAGAACATGATTTCGCAGCCACACGTTCCAGGTGATGAAGTGGTGATTCGCAAGTCTGCAAGCTACCATCCCACCGTTTGGGGTGATTACTTTATCTTAAAGGCCCAGTCCTCCCCCGGTACACag GAGTGCGATGCAAGGATGCAAGAGAGAGCTGCAGAACTGACGGAGCAGGTAAGAAGCATGTTCAAGGACACTACCGACATCTTGCAAACTATGGACTTGgtcgattcaatccagcttcttggattgaGTTATCACTTCGAGAAAGAAATAAGTGAAGCATTAAAACGAGTCCATGATGCCGATTTGAACTGTCAAGGTCTCTACGAGACTGCTCTCCGGTTTCGACTGCTGAGACAACAAGGGTATCATGTGACCCCTG atgtttttaacaagttcaaagatgaGGAAGGAAATTTAGTGTCCACCTTGAAGGATGATCCAAAGGGACTTTTAAGCTTATACAATGCGGCTTATCTACGGATACATGAGGAGACCATACTCGATGAAGCTATTTCTTTTACAAGGGACCAGCTTGTGTCCATGTTAAGTGATCTCACACCACCATTAGCAACGCAAGTGAGACTCTTCCTTGAGAGTCCTCTCTGTAGAAGAATGGAAAGGCTCTTGGCACGAAATTACATCTCCATCTACCAAGATTGTGCGACACGAAATGATGCCTTACTAGAGCTGGCAAAGCTTGACTTCAATCTACTGCAATGTCTTCATCGCGACGAGATTAAGAGCATCTCCAT ATGGTGGAATGATTTATTCCTCACCAAAAATCTAAGTTTTGCACGAGATCGGGTGGTGGAATGTTATTATTGGATACTTGCGGTGTACTTTGAACCTCACTATTCTCGTGCACGAGTGATTACCACCAAGGTGATGGCCATGACTTCTATCTTGGATGATATCTATGATCTCTATAGCACATTCGAGGAGAGTCAACTACTCACTCAAGCAATTCAAAG GTGGGATGCCAAGGCTGTTCATCAGCTACCAGAGTATATGAAGGGCTATTTTCTAAACCTAATCCATACCTTTGAGGAATTCGAAAATTTGCTAGCACCCAGTGAGAAGTATCGTTTATTTTATCTTAAGGAAgcg ATGAAAGGTTTATCAAGATCCTATCTCGAGGAAAACAAATGGGCTGTCAAACAGTATGTGCCAAAATTAGAAGAACATCTGCAAATCTCGCTCATCAGTTCAGCCTATCCTATGCTTGTTTGTGCTTGTTTTGTTGGAATGGGGGAAGTAGCAACAAAGGAGGCATTCGAGTGGGTTGCTAGTTTCCCTAAGATCGTCAAGGCTTCTGCATTAATTGCTCGTATCGTCAATGACTTCGTTTCACATGAG CTGGAGCAAACCAGGGAACATGTTGCCTCCACAATCCAATGCTACATGAAAGAGTTTGGTACAAATGAGCATGTTGCATGCGAAAATCTCCAAGTTTTGGTTGAAGACGCATGGAAAGATGTAAACGAAGAGTGCCTCAATCCGACTGCAGTATCCATGCCTTTGCTTGAAAGGATAGTCAATTTTCTATGCCTATTTAATGATATTTACAAGGATATTGATGGATACACCAACTCGTCTACTTATACTAGAGACAATATTTCTTTGTTACTGGTGCATCCTATTGAGATTTGA
- the LOC135642088 gene encoding casein kinase 1-like, with the protein MEHVVAGKFKLGKKIGSGSFGELYLGVNIQSGEEVAVKLESVKAKHPQLHYESKLYIHLQGGTGIPHLKWFGVEGEYNVMVIDLLGPSLEDLFNYCNRRFSLKSVLMLADQLINRVEYMHSKGFLHRDIKPDNFLMGLGRKANQVYIIDYGLAKKYRDLQTHKHIPYRENKNLTGTARYASVNTHLGVEQSRRDDLESLGYVLMYFLRGSLPWQGLKAGNKKQKYDRISEKKMLTPLEALCKSYPSEFVSYFHYCRSLRFEDKPDYSSSSCPPHIQAVQKIATRPDGTT; encoded by the exons ATGGAGCACGTGGTGGCCGGAAAATTTAAACTTGGCAAAAAGATTGGTAGTGGTTCTTTTGGAGAGCTTTATCTCG GTGTCAACATACAAAGCGGAGAGGAAGTGGCGGTAAAGCTT GAGTCTGTGAAGGCAAAGCATCCTCAACTTCATTATGAGTCAAAGTTGTATATTCATCTCCAAGGAGGAA CTGGAATTCCCCATCTAAAGTGGTTTGGTGTGGAAGGAGAATACAATGTCATGGTCATTGATCTTCTTGGGCCTAGCCTTGAAGACTTGTTCAACTACTGTAACCGGAGGTTTTCACTGAAATCAGTGCTAATGCTTGCTGATCAATTA aTTAACCGAGTTGAGTATATGCACTCAAAGGGGTTTCTGCACCGTGATATAAAGCCAGATAACTTTCTTATGGGCCTTGGTCGTAAAGCAAATCAG GTTTATATCATTGACTATGGCCTTGCAAAGAAATATAGGGATCTTCAAACTCATAAGCACATACCGTACAG GGAGAATAAGAACCTAACAGGAACAGCACGTTATGCAAGTGTTAATACACATCTTGGGGTTG AGCAAAGCCGACGAGATGATTTAGAATCTCTTGGCTATGTTCTTATGTATTTTTTAAGAGGAAG CCTTCCTTGGCAAGGGCTTAAAGCTGGCAATAAAAAGCAGAAGTATGATAGAATTAGTGAAAAGAAAATGCTTACTCCCTTAGAG GCACTTTGCAAGTCATATCCATcagaatttgtatcatacttccaTTACTGTCGATCATTGCGATTTGAGGACAAGCCAGATTATTCCAGCAGTTCATGTCCACCGCACATCCAAGCAGTCCAAAAGATTGCAACTCGACCTGATGGAACGACATGA